In the genome of Hippoglossus hippoglossus isolate fHipHip1 chromosome 12, fHipHip1.pri, whole genome shotgun sequence, one region contains:
- the pbdc1 gene encoding protein PBDC1 — protein MASDEVLSSLGVGGAMAAAHALSLPADAYGNDPRLEAMWAMKAYNHAEVYFNLISSVDAKFLKLTKLDDSIYSSFRETFKDLDIKLLKTDDLKSNEAKERWRPFCNQFEELIEDFNYGTLLRLDCEKDYTEENTLFATRAQFFAVEIARNREGCNDAVFKSKSAKLTS, from the exons ATGGCGTCTGACGAGGTGCTGTCCTCTCTG ggggtggggggagcCATGGCTGCAGCTCACGCTCTGTCTCTTCCTGCTGACGCTTACGGAAATGAC ccGCGGCTCGAGGCCATGTGGGCGATGAAGGCGTACAACCACGCTGAGGTTTACTTCAAC CTCATTTCATCAGTGGATGCAAAGTTCCTGAAACTAACTAAACTGGACGATAGTATCTATTCGTCCTTCAGAGAAACGTTCAAAGATCTCGACATTAAACTTCTGAAAACAGACGACCTGAAATCTAACGAAGCCAAAGAG CGCTGGCGTCCGTTCTGTAACCAGTTCGAAGAACTCATCGAAGATTTCAACTACGGGACGCTGCTGCGTCTGGACTGTGAGAAGGATTACACCGAGGAAAACACCCTCTTCG CCACCAGGGCGCAGTTCTTCGCTGTTGAAATCGCCCGTAACAGAGAAGGTTGTAACGACGCCGTGTTCAAGTCTAAAAGTGCGAAGTTAACATCCTAA
- the xpo7 gene encoding exportin-7, with protein MNGGALPAAAAGGAVVAVLTHKRGSERCMKWRKMADHVQGLAQLEILCKQLYETTESAVRLQAEKALVEFTNSPDCLSKCQLLLERGSSSYSQLLAATCLSKLVSRTSNPLPLEQRIDIRNYVLNYLATRPKLAAFVTQALIQLYARITKLGWFDCQKDDYVFRNVIADVTRFLQDSVEHCIIGVTILSQLTNEINQADTTHPLTKHRKIASSFRDSSLFDIFTLSCNLLKQASGKNLNLNDESQHGLLMQLLKLSYNCLNYDFIGTSTDESSDDLCTVQIPTSWRSAFLDSSTLQLFFNLYHSIPPSLSPLVLSCLVQIASVRRSLFNNAERAKFLSHLVDGVKRILANPQCLPDPNNYHEFCRLLARLKSNYQLGELVKVENYPEVIRLIANFTVTSLQHWEFAPNSVHYLLSLWQRLAASVPYVKATEPHLLETYTPEVTKAYITSRLESVHVILRDGLEDPLDDAGLVQQQLDQLSTIGRCEYEKTCALLVQLFDQAAQTYQELLQSTNSSAADITVQEGRLTWLVYIIGAVIGGRVSFASTDEQDAMDGELVCRVLQLMNLTDSRLAQAGNERLELAMLSFFEQFRKIYIGDQVQKSSKLYRRLSEVLGLNDETMVLSVFIGKIITNLKYWGQCEPITSKTLQLLNDLSLGYSSVRKLVKLTAVQFMLNNHTSEHFSFLGVNNQSNLSDMRCRTTFYTALGRLLMVDLGEDEDQFEQFMLPLTAAFETVAQMLSTNTFNEQEAKRTLVGLVRDLRGIAFAFNAKTSFMMLFDWIYPAYMPILQRAIELWYHDPACTTPVLKLMAELVHNRSQRLQFDVSSPNGILLFRETSKMITTYGNRILTLGEVPKDQVYGVKLKGVSVCFAMLKAVLSGNYVNFGVFRLYGDDALDNALQTFIKLLLSIPHSDLLDYPKLSQSFYSLLEVLTQDHMNFIASLEPHVVMYILSSISEGLTALDTMVCTGCCSSLDHIVTYLFKQLSRSTKKRPAPMATDDRFLHIMQQHPEMIQQMLSTVLNIIIFEDCRNQWSMSRPLLGLILLNEKYFADLRNSIVNSQPPEKQQAMHLCFENLMEGIERNLLTKNRDRFTQNLSVFRREVNDSMKNSTYGVNSNDMMS; from the exons TCGTCGTACTCTCAGCTGCTCGCAGCCACGTGTTTGTCTAAATTGGTTTCTCGGACCAGCAACCCTCTGCCCCTGGAGCAACGCATCGACATAC GGAACTATGTTCTGAATTATTTGGCCACGCGGCCGAAGTTAGCGGCGTTTGTGACCCAGGCTCTGATCCAGCTGTACGCCCGAATCACCAAGCTGGGCTGGTTCGACTGTCAGAAAGATGACTACGTGTTCAGGAACGTCATCGCTGATGTGACTCGCTTCCTACAG GACAGTGTTGAACACTGCATCATAGGGGTGACCATTCTGTCCCAGCTGACCAATGAGATCAATCAG GCGGACACGACACATCCTCTGACTAAACACAGGAAGATCGCGTCGTCATTCAGAGACTCCTCCCTCTTCGACATCTTCACTCTGTCCTGTAACCTCCTCAAACAG GCGTCTGGGaagaacctgaacctgaacgATGAGTCGCAGCACGGTTTGCTGATGCAGCTGCTCAAACTCAGCTACAATTGCCTCAACTACGACTTCATAGGAACTTCCACAGACGAGTCGTCGGACGACCTCTGCACTGTACAGATCCCCACGTCCTGGAGATCAG CGTTTCTTGATTCCTCCACCCTGCAGCTCTTTTTCAATTTATATCattccatccctccatccctctctccgtTG GTGTTGTCATGTCTAGTTCAGATCGCCTCCGTCAGACGATCTCTCTTCAACAACGCAGAGCGAGCAAAGTTCCTTTCACATTTGGTCGACGGAGTAAAGAGGATATTAGCAAACCCACAG tgtttacCGGATCCTAACAACTACCACGAGTTCTGTCGTCTGCTGGCGAGGCTGAAGAGCAACTACCAGCTGGGGGAACTGGTCAAAGTAGAAAACTACCCTGAAGTTATTCGACTCATAGCAAACTTCACTGTCACTAGTCTGCAG CACTGGGAGTTTGCTCCCAACAGCGTCCACTACCTGTTGAGTCTATGGCAGCGTCTGGCAGCGTCGGTCCCCTACGTCAAAGCCACCGAGCCTCACCTGCTGGAGACGTACACGCCGGAGGTCACCAAGGCCTACATCACCTCGCGGCTGGAGTCGGTCCACGTCATCCTCAG AGACGGTTTGGAGGATCCTCTCGATGACGCCGGCctcgtgcagcagcagctggaccAGTTGTCCACCATCGGGCGCTGCGAGTATGAGAAGACGTGTGCTCTGCTCGTCCAGCTGTTCGACCAGGCGGCGCAGACCtaccaggagctgctgcagtcCACCAACTCCAGCGCCGCTGACATCACCGTGCAGGAGG GTCGGTTAACGTGGTTGGTTTATATAATCGGGGCAGTGATCGGCGGACGGGTGTCGTTTGCGAGTACGGATGAGCAGGACGCCATGGACGGAGAGCTAGTCTGTCG GGTTCTGCAGCTGATGAATCTGACCGACTCCCGGTTAGCGCAGGCTGGGAACGAGAGACTGGAGCTCGCCATGCTCAGCTTCTTCGAACAGTTCAGGAAGATCTACATCGGGGACCAGGTGCAGAAATCCTCAAAG CTTTATCGACGACTATCAGAAGTTCTGGGTTTGAACGACGAGACGATGGTACTCAGCGTCTTTATAGGGAAAAT catcACAAACTTGAAGTACTGGGGCCAGTGTGAACCAATCACCTCCAAGACATTGCAGCTACTAAACGACCTCTCACTAGG GTACAGCAGCGTGAGGAAGCTGGTGAAGCTCACCGCGGTTCAGTTCATGTTGAACAACCACACG agcgaACACTTCTCCTTCCTCGGAGTGAACAACCAGTCGAATCTGAGCGACATGAGGTGTCGGACCACCTTCTACACGGCACTGGGGCGCCTGCTAATGGTGGATCTGG GCGAGGACGAGGACCAGTTCGAACAGTTCATGTTGCCTCTGACGGCTGCGTTTGAAACTGTGGCTCAGATGTTGAGCACAAACACCTTCAATGAGCAGGAAGCTAAG AGGACGCTGGTGGGTTTGGTCCGAGACCTGCGAGGCATCGCGTTCGCCTTCAACGCCAAGACGAGCTTCATGATGCTGTTCGACTGGAT ATACCCAGCCTACATGCCCATTTTACAGAGAGCCATCGAGCTGTGGTACCACGACCCAGCATGCACCACGCCGGTCCTCAAGCTCATGGCTGAACTCGTTCACAACAG ATCCCAGAGGTTACAGTTTGACGTGTCGTCACCAAACGGAATCCTGTTGTTCAGAGAAACCAGCAAGATGATCACCACCTACG GAAACCGTATCCTGACGCTGGGGGAGGTGCCGAAGGACCAGGTGTACGGGGTGAAGCTGAAGGGCGTCAGCGTGTGCTTCGCCATGCTGAAGGCGGTGCTCAGCGGGAACTACGTGAACTTCGGCGTCTTCCGTCTGTACGGCGACGACGCGCTGGACAACGCTCTGCAGACGTTCATCAAACTACTGCTGTCCATCCCCCACAGTGACTTACTA GACTACCCTAAGCTCAGCCAGTCGTTCTACTCGCTGCTCGAGGTGCTGACGCAGGATCACATGAACTTCATCGCCAGTCTGGAGCCTCACGTCGTCATGTACATCCTGTCCTCCATATCAGAAGGACTGACGGCGCTCG atacGATGGTGTGCACGGGCTGCTGCTCCAGTCTGGACCACATCGTCACCTACTTGTTCAAACAGCTGTCGCGCTCCACAAAGAAGCGTCCGGCTCCCATGGCAACGGACGATCGCTTCCTCCACATCATGCAGCAGCACCCGGAGATGATCCAGCAG ATGTTGTCCACAGTTTTAAACATCATCATCTTCGAGGACTGTCGGAACCAGTGGTCGATGTCACGACCTCTGTTAGGCCTCATCCTGCTCAACGAGAAG TATTTCGCTGACCTGAGGAACAGCATCGTCAACAGTCAGCCTCCGGAGAAGCAGCAAGCCATGCACTTATGTTTCGAGAACTTGATGGAAGGAATAGAAAGAAATCTACTCACCAAGAATCGGGACAG gtttacTCAGAACTTGTCGGTGTTCAGGAGGGAGGTGAACGACAGCATGAAGAACTCGACGTACGGCGTCAACAGCAACGACATGATGAGCTGA